A DNA window from Anaerocolumna sp. AGMB13020 contains the following coding sequences:
- a CDS encoding ABC transporter substrate-binding protein has product MKKLMPLILSLTIVLTLSACAKSQTEVPTESQVTEEPDTTAEAEMSTESSEESGTRTVHTVMGDIEIPVNPQRVVVNWYIGETLAAGLNVVGYNGWMQKTMPFYDQLMAITKIENWEQEEVMALEPDLIITYSKEDYDTFSQVAPVLVIEESTLSPERTRIIGEATGTLETAEKTITTFETKLKNAKEIFKKEAFNGKTFSILEDWGSSGEWAGLSYETGSRGGTLLYTYLEQQYPDKLRELIETTGNGRGTISYEVAHEYFGDYIIWCRQEGIESEYAQSDIWKSIPAVAEGHVLEIPGEYQGLFYYDDVLSLDAQLDYLVEALNTLVD; this is encoded by the coding sequence ATGAAAAAGTTAATGCCACTTATTTTGTCTCTAACCATTGTACTAACGCTTTCCGCCTGCGCAAAAAGTCAGACTGAGGTACCCACTGAGTCTCAGGTAACAGAAGAGCCTGATACAACGGCGGAGGCAGAGATGTCTACAGAGTCTTCCGAAGAAAGTGGCACCCGCACAGTTCATACTGTAATGGGCGATATTGAAATTCCAGTCAATCCACAGCGGGTTGTTGTCAACTGGTATATTGGAGAAACTCTGGCAGCTGGTCTCAATGTTGTAGGGTACAACGGCTGGATGCAAAAAACCATGCCTTTCTATGATCAGTTGATGGCGATAACAAAGATCGAAAATTGGGAACAGGAAGAGGTCATGGCGTTGGAACCAGATCTGATCATTACATACAGTAAAGAGGACTATGATACCTTTAGCCAAGTTGCCCCGGTGCTTGTAATTGAGGAAAGTACTCTATCTCCAGAACGTACAAGAATCATCGGTGAAGCCACCGGAACTCTTGAAACAGCAGAAAAAACAATTACTACGTTTGAAACAAAGCTAAAGAATGCCAAAGAAATATTTAAAAAAGAGGCATTTAACGGAAAAACCTTCAGCATTCTGGAGGATTGGGGTTCTTCCGGCGAGTGGGCCGGGCTTTCTTATGAAACCGGGTCAAGAGGCGGGACACTTTTATACACATACCTTGAACAGCAATATCCGGATAAGCTGCGAGAATTGATTGAGACCACCGGCAACGGAAGAGGAACCATCAGCTATGAGGTCGCTCATGAATATTTCGGCGATTACATTATCTGGTGCCGCCAGGAAGGTATTGAATCGGAATATGCACAGTCTGATATCTGGAAGAGCATACCTGCCGTTGCAGAAGGTCATGTATTGGAGATTCCCGGTGAATACCAAGGTTTATTCTATTATGATGATGTTCTGAGTCTCGATGCACAGCTGGATTATTTAGTGGAAGCGCTTAATACATTGGTGGATTAA
- a CDS encoding rod shape-determining protein: MLGSDIGIDLGTASVLVYLKGKGVVLKEPSVVAFDRDTNKIRAIGEEARLMLGRTPGNIVAVRPLRQGVISDYTVTEKMLKYFIQKAVGKHRFRKPIISVCVPSGVTEVEKKAVEDATYQAGARDVKIIEEPIAAAIGAGIEIYRPCGNMIVDIGGGTTDIAVISLGGTVVSTSIKIAGDDFDEAIVRYMRKKHNLLIGERTAEEIKIKIGSAFKRPEVVTMDVRGRNLVTGLPKTITVSSDETEEALKETTSQIVEAVHSVLEKTPPELAADIADRGIVLTGGGCLLYGLEELIENKTGINTMTAEDPMTAVAIGTGKYIEYLSGSRD, translated from the coding sequence ATGTTAGGTAGTGACATAGGGATTGATTTAGGAACAGCAAGTGTACTGGTTTATTTAAAGGGAAAAGGGGTTGTGCTGAAAGAGCCCTCTGTAGTTGCCTTTGACAGAGATACAAATAAAATCAGAGCCATAGGTGAAGAAGCAAGATTAATGCTTGGAAGAACGCCTGGTAATATCGTAGCGGTACGTCCCTTAAGACAGGGCGTTATTTCCGATTATACAGTAACTGAGAAAATGCTAAAATATTTTATACAGAAAGCTGTGGGCAAACATCGTTTCCGTAAGCCCATCATCAGTGTATGTGTACCAAGTGGTGTAACAGAGGTTGAGAAGAAGGCAGTTGAGGATGCAACCTATCAGGCAGGTGCCAGAGATGTCAAGATAATAGAAGAACCCATTGCAGCAGCTATCGGTGCTGGAATCGAGATATACAGACCTTGCGGTAATATGATCGTAGATATCGGAGGCGGAACAACAGATATTGCAGTTATATCATTAGGAGGTACAGTTGTAAGTACTTCTATTAAGATTGCCGGTGATGATTTTGATGAAGCAATTGTTCGATATATGCGTAAAAAACATAATCTTTTAATCGGTGAGAGAACTGCAGAAGAGATAAAGATCAAAATCGGTTCAGCCTTTAAGAGACCAGAGGTTGTTACGATGGATGTCAGAGGACGTAATCTGGTAACAGGCCTTCCGAAGACAATAACGGTATCCTCTGATGAAACAGAAGAAGCGTTAAAGGAAACCACCTCCCAGATAGTTGAAGCGGTACACAGCGTGCTGGAGAAGACTCCCCCGGAACTTGCAGCAGATATTGCAGACAGAGGAATTGTACTTACCGGTGGTGGATGCCTTTTATACGGACTGGAAGAGTTAATTGAGAATAAGACAGGTATCAATACCATGACAGCGGAAGATCCCATGACTGCTGTAGCCATTGGTACCGGAAAATATATTGAATATTTAAGTGGCTCCAGGGATTAA
- a CDS encoding helix-turn-helix transcriptional regulator: MTEINTLTQEDYRRLLSFSEGLNPYDMNFRKTAMDDLLHYFPFDGAAFPLVDGKGYYKHLIYVNFTPISIESYERDCYKNDFFAPANLKETKQKSVYTIEDFTSYVEYETSSLYSQCLYFNGFYYEALVLLRDERGKPLGAVAVYHGKSTPGFTLREQLLLEEIGIIMEKAIRLHLNYLSMQNNLNFFSRIFARHPIGMILCDGNFSIQEINQEALHILDQIGLPSNEDGAGLLLKDYILPVFQEGTTHRFCLRLAEGVEVFLENIIAKEHITDSFVTRYAIFLNLSAGNSRTSWVAYLKERELTKRECEVTSLLCQGYKLIEIADLLKISLNTVKRHKESIYSKMKVNSSSQLILLYQEIKNS; encoded by the coding sequence ATGACTGAGATTAATACATTAACACAAGAAGATTATAGACGGCTGCTTTCTTTCTCGGAAGGCCTAAATCCCTACGATATGAATTTCCGCAAGACCGCAATGGATGATCTGCTCCATTACTTTCCTTTTGATGGTGCTGCCTTTCCTCTGGTAGATGGCAAAGGCTATTATAAACATCTTATCTATGTGAACTTTACACCAATTTCGATTGAATCCTACGAACGGGACTGTTACAAAAATGATTTTTTTGCCCCTGCTAATTTAAAGGAAACAAAACAGAAGTCTGTTTATACCATAGAAGATTTTACCTCCTATGTTGAATATGAAACATCCTCTTTGTACAGTCAATGTTTATACTTTAATGGATTCTATTATGAGGCTCTGGTACTGCTCAGAGATGAAAGAGGTAAACCTTTAGGCGCTGTTGCCGTATATCATGGAAAAAGTACCCCCGGATTTACCCTACGGGAGCAGCTCCTTCTCGAAGAAATAGGAATTATCATGGAGAAAGCTATACGATTACATCTGAATTATCTCTCTATGCAAAATAATCTGAACTTCTTTAGCAGGATATTTGCTCGTCACCCCATTGGAATGATATTATGTGATGGTAATTTTTCTATACAGGAGATCAACCAGGAGGCTCTTCATATCTTAGATCAGATTGGTCTGCCTTCCAATGAGGATGGGGCAGGTTTACTCTTAAAGGACTACATCCTTCCTGTTTTCCAGGAGGGTACCACACACAGATTCTGTCTGCGCTTGGCAGAGGGAGTCGAGGTGTTTCTGGAGAATATTATTGCAAAAGAGCATATAACAGACAGTTTTGTGACCCGCTATGCAATCTTTTTGAATCTTTCTGCCGGCAACAGCAGAACTTCCTGGGTTGCATATCTCAAAGAAAGAGAACTTACGAAACGGGAATGCGAAGTAACAAGTTTATTATGTCAAGGTTATAAGCTCATAGAAATAGCTGATTTGTTGAAAATAAGCTTGAATACCGTGAAACGTCACAAAGAAAGTATTTATTCCAAAATGAAGGTAAATAGTTCCAGCCAATTAATACTATTATATCAGGAAATAAAGAATTCCTGA
- a CDS encoding flagellar hook-basal body protein, translating to MMRSLWTAASGMISQQTNVDTISNNLANINTTGFKKETAQFKSLLYQTIQNKSTDSTGEAKPVGAQTGLGVKNSAIVSQYTQGSLKQTEGDYDFAIQGNGFFMVQTADGSIGYTRSGTFGLSVGSDGITLATTEGYPVLDTAGQPLVFDSTIDASLLEVDEYGNFLYPDASGNLVTTGKQIGIAQFNNPTGLEKTSNSIMLETAASGTARVEGQDATLKRSTVKRGYLENSNVQAANEMVDLIVAQRAYEMNSKAINAADEMLQQANSLRR from the coding sequence ATGATGCGTTCACTGTGGACAGCAGCTTCGGGTATGATCTCTCAGCAGACAAATGTTGATACCATATCAAATAATCTGGCTAATATTAACACCACCGGATTTAAGAAGGAAACTGCTCAATTTAAATCATTGTTATATCAGACAATTCAGAATAAATCAACAGACAGTACAGGCGAAGCAAAGCCTGTGGGAGCACAGACAGGTCTGGGAGTTAAAAATTCTGCTATCGTCTCCCAGTATACCCAGGGATCTTTGAAGCAGACTGAAGGAGATTATGACTTTGCTATACAGGGTAATGGTTTCTTTATGGTACAGACAGCCGATGGTAGTATTGGATACACCAGAAGCGGTACATTTGGCCTTTCAGTAGGAAGTGATGGTATAACCCTTGCAACCACAGAAGGGTATCCCGTACTTGATACAGCAGGACAACCTCTGGTGTTTGACAGCACCATCGATGCTTCTTTGCTCGAGGTTGATGAATATGGAAATTTTCTTTATCCCGATGCATCCGGTAATCTGGTAACTACAGGTAAGCAGATAGGAATTGCTCAGTTTAATAATCCGACCGGTCTTGAGAAGACTTCCAACAGTATAATGTTAGAAACAGCAGCTTCTGGAACAGCCAGAGTTGAAGGGCAGGATGCAACGTTAAAAAGGAGCACTGTGAAAAGAGGATATTTGGAGAACTCTAATGTACAGGCAGCAAATGAGATGGTAGATCTTATTGTAGCCCAACGAGCTTATGAGATGAATTCCAAGGCCATTAATGCAGCAGATGAAATGCTTCAGCAAGCGAATAGTCTTCGCAGATAA
- a CDS encoding rod-binding protein, producing MSIGIANNYSVESALAQTQAKQSTTKLQETLTQDLSKATDDELMSVCKDFESYLVEQMFKEMKKSVGSEEDQGEYVSYFGDMLYEKYADDLVETGGMGIAQMLYESMKRNI from the coding sequence ATGAGTATAGGAATCGCTAATAATTACTCCGTAGAATCAGCTCTTGCTCAAACACAGGCAAAGCAGAGTACTACGAAATTACAAGAAACGCTGACCCAGGATCTCAGCAAGGCTACTGATGATGAATTAATGTCAGTATGTAAAGACTTTGAATCCTATCTGGTTGAACAGATGTTTAAGGAAATGAAGAAAAGTGTTGGGTCAGAAGAAGACCAGGGGGAATATGTTTCCTACTTTGGTGATATGCTATATGAAAAATACGCTGATGACCTTGTAGAGACTGGCGGCATGGGAATTGCCCAGATGCTGTATGAATCCATGAAACGTAATATATAA
- a CDS encoding glycerol dehydrogenase, with amino-acid sequence MAVLKLLRAPLKYLQGKGALLHFYQETKELGTSYLFVCSNSGYKNCSDKIKKSFEGSNCELHFEIFKGISSVGEINRMREIVQAKQIQVVVGIGGGSAIDTAKATAHYEKLPVVIVPTVVATDAPCTGLSVIYKDDGAFDSYLFYPRNPEAVIVDSEIIANAPVKFLIAGMGDALGTYFEARACVRTDSPSLENGGIALSAMALCELCYKTLLKNGYQAKLACENHLVTPALEAIIEANTYLSGVGADNGGLATAHSVYNGFTALPECEETMHGSVVAYGTITQLLLESAPLEEIREVMDFCHKVGLPVTLKELGVTEVTRVRIAAEKACIPGETIHNMAGDVTADQLYDALLAADLLGQEYFR; translated from the coding sequence ATGGCTGTATTAAAATTATTAAGAGCACCATTAAAATACTTACAGGGAAAAGGTGCACTGTTGCATTTTTATCAGGAAACAAAGGAGTTAGGAACCTCTTATTTATTTGTCTGCAGTAACAGCGGTTATAAGAACTGTTCTGATAAAATAAAGAAAAGTTTTGAAGGAAGTAATTGTGAGCTTCATTTTGAAATATTCAAAGGTATAAGTTCTGTTGGTGAAATTAACAGGATGAGAGAAATTGTTCAGGCTAAACAGATCCAGGTAGTGGTTGGTATTGGCGGTGGATCGGCGATTGATACTGCCAAAGCCACTGCCCATTATGAAAAACTTCCGGTTGTAATCGTACCCACCGTTGTAGCCACAGATGCACCATGCACGGGGTTATCTGTTATCTATAAGGATGATGGAGCTTTTGACAGTTATCTTTTCTACCCTAGGAATCCGGAAGCTGTAATTGTGGACAGTGAGATTATTGCCAATGCACCGGTCAAATTCCTGATTGCTGGTATGGGAGATGCCTTAGGAACTTATTTTGAGGCCAGAGCATGTGTCAGAACAGATTCCCCCAGTCTTGAAAATGGAGGTATTGCCCTTTCCGCAATGGCTTTGTGTGAATTGTGTTATAAGACTCTTTTAAAAAATGGGTACCAGGCAAAGCTTGCTTGTGAAAATCATTTGGTAACACCTGCCCTGGAAGCAATTATTGAAGCGAATACTTATCTAAGTGGTGTTGGAGCTGATAATGGTGGACTGGCAACAGCACACTCCGTATACAACGGTTTTACTGCCCTTCCTGAATGTGAAGAAACAATGCATGGCTCTGTAGTGGCCTATGGAACTATAACGCAGCTTCTGTTAGAGAGTGCTCCCTTAGAGGAAATCAGGGAAGTAATGGACTTCTGTCATAAGGTTGGATTGCCGGTTACCCTTAAGGAGTTAGGGGTAACAGAAGTGACAAGAGTAAGGATAGCGGCTGAAAAAGCCTGTATACCAGGTGAGACCATACATAATATGGCGGGAGATGTAACTGCCGATCAGCTCTACGATGCACTTCTGGCAGCGGATTTATTAGGACAGGAATATTTCAGATAA
- a CDS encoding nucleotidyltransferase family protein translates to MKKTALVIMAAGLGSRFGGIKQLEPVGVSGEIIMDYSIYDAIKAGFNKVIFIIRKDLEKDFKEVIGNRIAEKVEVEYAFQELTNLPEGFSVPEGRTKPWGTGQAVLSCKGLIKEPFVVINADDYYGSEAFVKVHDYLVASENEGDYCMAGFILGNTLSENGTVTRGVCQVNAEGNLIDIKETKAIEKKGTNAIAIEDGVETELALSTPVSMNMWGFQPGLLADLEEGFVTFLKENGQELKSEYLLPEEVGDLIKKGKASVKVLSTNDKWFGVTYKEDKPIVMESIKELVNKGLYPTKLF, encoded by the coding sequence ATGAAAAAAACAGCATTAGTTATTATGGCAGCAGGTCTTGGCAGCAGATTTGGTGGTATTAAGCAGTTAGAACCTGTGGGAGTAAGCGGCGAGATCATTATGGACTATTCCATATATGATGCGATAAAAGCAGGGTTTAATAAGGTAATATTTATCATAAGAAAAGATCTCGAAAAAGATTTTAAAGAAGTAATAGGCAATAGAATAGCTGAGAAGGTAGAGGTGGAGTATGCTTTTCAGGAGTTGACAAATTTACCTGAGGGATTTTCCGTACCGGAAGGCAGAACAAAACCATGGGGAACCGGACAGGCAGTATTAAGCTGTAAGGGACTTATAAAAGAACCTTTTGTAGTAATTAACGCAGATGATTATTATGGCAGCGAAGCCTTTGTAAAGGTGCATGATTATTTGGTGGCAAGTGAGAATGAGGGTGATTACTGTATGGCCGGTTTTATCCTTGGGAATACCTTAAGTGAAAATGGTACTGTTACAAGAGGTGTATGCCAGGTTAACGCCGAGGGCAATCTGATTGATATTAAAGAAACCAAAGCCATTGAGAAAAAGGGCACAAACGCAATTGCTATTGAAGATGGCGTGGAGACGGAGCTTGCGTTAAGTACCCCTGTATCTATGAATATGTGGGGATTTCAGCCGGGCTTGTTAGCAGATCTGGAGGAGGGTTTCGTAACTTTCCTAAAAGAAAATGGTCAGGAATTAAAATCAGAATACTTACTTCCCGAGGAAGTAGGAGACTTGATTAAGAAGGGTAAGGCATCTGTAAAAGTCCTTTCGACCAATGACAAATGGTTTGGTGTTACTTACAAAGAAGATAAGCCTATTGTTATGGAATCAATTAAAGAACTTGTAAATAAAGGGTTATATCCAACAAAGTTGTTCTAA
- a CDS encoding helix-turn-helix domain-containing protein: protein MQYTNEFALGWGAMAEHLGFKTRRNGTYSHYDIPDIWDNGWITQVTPVEGLHIASAWFTAKEQIEYTMHTKEPCLWVFCIDNGSLTFTRQGVPSRQLSPFTQLIISNGKPLRLNIAAGEPVCFTSLLIFDSWIESFLRANSITYPIRVSDARQWLPQHVDTPIVMLVMEQLRWGVRGNRLPPPAYLWKTGELLCLFAHELSQEHLKKPRRLYVTWENEQKLHRIRELIDNDPLNTPNTEMLCQLAEMGESKLRIAFKGLYGKPLYAYIREAVMKRAMQLLAYDELSIKNIATLCGYENPAKFTAAFKTVHDITPSEFRKGFGL from the coding sequence ATGCAATACACAAATGAATTTGCTCTGGGCTGGGGTGCGATGGCAGAGCACCTTGGGTTTAAAACGAGGCGAAACGGAACATATTCACATTATGATATCCCGGATATTTGGGATAACGGATGGATTACCCAGGTAACGCCAGTAGAAGGGCTGCATATTGCCAGCGCATGGTTTACTGCCAAAGAGCAGATTGAGTATACCATGCATACGAAAGAGCCCTGCTTGTGGGTCTTTTGCATTGATAATGGCAGCCTCACCTTTACACGGCAGGGCGTACCCTCCCGGCAGCTTTCCCCATTTACCCAGCTGATTATCAGTAATGGCAAACCCCTGCGACTCAACATTGCAGCGGGTGAGCCGGTCTGCTTTACCAGTCTCCTAATCTTTGATTCCTGGATCGAGTCCTTTCTTCGGGCAAACAGCATAACCTACCCCATCCGGGTTTCAGATGCCAGGCAGTGGCTGCCACAGCATGTGGATACGCCTATTGTAATGCTCGTAATGGAGCAGCTTCGCTGGGGAGTACGTGGAAACAGGCTTCCACCGCCTGCTTATTTATGGAAAACGGGTGAGCTTCTATGTCTGTTTGCACATGAGCTCTCCCAGGAGCATCTTAAAAAACCGCGTCGCCTTTATGTCACCTGGGAAAATGAGCAGAAACTCCATCGGATACGTGAGCTTATTGATAATGATCCACTTAATACACCAAATACAGAGATGCTTTGTCAGCTAGCTGAAATGGGCGAAAGTAAATTGAGAATAGCCTTTAAAGGTCTCTATGGCAAACCTCTCTATGCATATATTCGAGAGGCTGTTATGAAGCGGGCAATGCAGCTGCTAGCCTATGACGAGCTGAGTATTAAAAATATTGCAACACTCTGCGGTTATGAAAACCCGGCAAAATTTACAGCAGCATTTAAAACCGTTCATGATATTACACCCAGTGAATTCCGAAAGGGATTCGGATTATAG
- the recD2 gene encoding SF1B family DNA helicase RecD2 yields MAEELEGYVDRIVFRNAENGYTVLTLTKEKEEITCVGTFTFINEGEFIHCTGKYTAHQLYGEQFLVETYEFKEPEDLDSMEKYLGSGAIKGVGSALAARIVRRFKADTFRIMEEEPERLAEVKGISDHMAREIASQFNDKRDMRGAMIFLQQYGITTALAVKIYKEYGMRMYQVIKENPYRLAEDINGVGFKLADEIAARVGIGTESDYRIKAAILYVLVQGTTNGHVYLPEDILYRKVCELLGISPKGFEDQISNLSMERKVIIKTEGEQKLIYGASLYYLELNTAKMLSDLNIKYELPLLEIERRLKTVEKQFQIELDELQRTAVMEAAKNGVLIVTGGPGTGKTTTINAIIRFFEAEGMDLLLAAPTGRAAKRMTETTGYEARTIHRLLEISKMSGDMENKLVFERNEGNPLETDVIIIDEMSMVDISLMHSLLRAITVGTRLILVGDVNQLPSVGPGNVLKDIINSHVFNVVKLTKIFRQAKESDIIVNAHKINDGEQIELNNKSKDFFLLKRAEVNDVVGVTIALVRDKMPKYVNASPYDIQVLTPMRKGELGVEKLNGVLQQYLNPPSADKKEKEFHNTIFREGDKVMQIKNNYQLTWESKSKYGITNESGTGIYNGDTGIIREINHFAEQLTVEFDEGRQVEYPYSQLEELELAYAITIHKSQGSEYPAVVLPLLTGPRMLLNRNILYTAVTRAKNCVTIVGNSDTIQFMIDNESEQRRYSGLAKRINELEKK; encoded by the coding sequence TTGGCTGAAGAATTAGAAGGGTATGTAGATCGAATCGTATTCCGTAATGCTGAAAATGGCTATACAGTATTAACCCTTACAAAAGAAAAAGAAGAAATTACCTGTGTGGGAACTTTTACTTTTATCAATGAAGGGGAATTTATACACTGTACCGGCAAATACACTGCACATCAGCTATACGGGGAACAATTTCTGGTGGAGACCTATGAATTCAAGGAGCCGGAGGATTTAGACTCTATGGAGAAGTATCTGGGCTCAGGGGCTATTAAAGGAGTAGGAAGTGCTCTTGCGGCACGTATAGTAAGAAGGTTTAAGGCAGATACTTTTCGTATTATGGAGGAAGAGCCTGAGCGATTGGCAGAAGTAAAAGGTATCAGTGACCATATGGCAAGAGAAATCGCTTCTCAATTTAATGATAAAAGAGATATGAGAGGAGCTATGATATTCCTTCAGCAATATGGGATTACCACAGCTCTGGCTGTTAAGATATATAAAGAATATGGAATGCGAATGTATCAGGTGATAAAAGAAAATCCATATCGACTGGCAGAAGACATTAATGGTGTTGGTTTTAAACTGGCAGATGAAATAGCTGCGAGAGTAGGTATCGGAACAGAGTCGGATTACCGTATCAAAGCAGCCATCTTATACGTACTGGTGCAGGGAACTACAAATGGGCATGTTTATCTGCCGGAGGATATATTATACCGGAAAGTATGTGAGCTTCTCGGTATCTCCCCCAAGGGATTTGAAGATCAGATAAGTAATCTTTCTATGGAGAGAAAGGTTATTATTAAGACCGAAGGCGAGCAGAAACTTATATATGGTGCAAGCCTTTATTATCTGGAATTGAACACTGCTAAAATGCTAAGTGATCTTAATATAAAATATGAATTGCCTCTTCTTGAAATTGAACGCCGGTTAAAAACAGTAGAAAAGCAATTTCAGATAGAGCTGGATGAATTGCAGCGGACAGCTGTTATGGAGGCGGCAAAAAATGGTGTCCTGATTGTAACGGGAGGACCAGGTACCGGTAAAACCACCACTATTAACGCGATTATTCGTTTCTTTGAAGCGGAAGGAATGGACTTGTTATTAGCTGCACCTACAGGAAGAGCTGCTAAACGTATGACAGAAACAACCGGTTATGAAGCCAGGACAATTCATCGGCTTTTAGAAATCTCCAAAATGTCCGGTGATATGGAGAACAAGCTGGTATTTGAACGTAATGAAGGGAATCCTTTGGAAACCGATGTAATAATTATTGACGAGATGTCCATGGTTGATATCAGCCTGATGCATTCCCTCCTGCGTGCCATTACGGTGGGAACCAGGCTGATACTGGTAGGTGATGTTAACCAGCTGCCTTCTGTGGGGCCTGGAAATGTTCTTAAGGATATCATTAATTCCCATGTATTCAATGTAGTAAAGCTTACAAAGATTTTTCGTCAGGCAAAAGAAAGTGATATCATTGTCAATGCTCATAAAATAAACGATGGAGAGCAGATTGAGCTTAACAATAAGTCAAAGGACTTCTTTTTATTAAAAAGAGCAGAAGTTAATGATGTAGTAGGTGTTACTATTGCTTTAGTAAGAGATAAGATGCCAAAGTACGTAAATGCTTCTCCTTATGATATTCAGGTATTAACCCCCATGCGTAAGGGTGAGCTGGGAGTAGAGAAATTAAATGGTGTGCTTCAGCAGTATTTGAATCCGCCATCTGCCGATAAGAAAGAAAAGGAATTCCATAATACAATCTTTCGTGAAGGGGATAAGGTCATGCAGATCAAGAATAATTATCAGCTTACCTGGGAGAGTAAGAGTAAGTACGGCATAACCAATGAAAGCGGCACTGGAATCTATAACGGGGATACAGGTATCATCCGGGAAATCAACCACTTTGCGGAACAGCTGACCGTAGAATTTGACGAAGGCAGGCAGGTTGAGTATCCCTACAGTCAGTTGGAAGAATTAGAGCTGGCATATGCAATTACCATCCATAAATCCCAGGGAAGTGAGTATCCGGCTGTTGTCCTTCCGCTGTTAACCGGGCCCAGGATGCTTCTAAACCGTAATATTCTCTATACTGCTGTAACCAGAGCGAAAAATTGTGTTACCATTGTAGGGAATTCAGATACTATCCAGTTTATGATTGATAATGAAAGTGAGCAGAGAAGGTACTCTGGCCTTGCAAAACGCATCAATGAGCTGGAAAAAAAATAA
- a CDS encoding flagellar hook-basal body protein, with product MVKGLFTSWTGMVNEQKRLDVITNNLANASTVGYKKDGVTNQSFKNLLTYKIKDVSENYSNKKIGSMSLGVRIGEVYTDYNQGSLRSTGNTYDFAIQGSGFFNVTTTDSAGNQTVKYTRDGSFTVNQDGKLMDVSGNTLMGEGGEITIPSDAAEVRADESGNIYADGVFIDKIKLTDFTDYNYLKKQGDSFYLALDGATQLDSTATIQQGYTEQSNVNVVREMSNMIAITRAYEANQKVIQTIDGSLEQAVSSVGKV from the coding sequence ATGGTAAAGGGATTATTCACATCCTGGACCGGCATGGTAAATGAACAGAAGCGCCTTGATGTCATAACAAATAATCTGGCCAATGCTTCTACAGTAGGTTATAAGAAAGATGGTGTAACAAACCAATCTTTTAAAAATCTTTTAACCTACAAAATAAAAGATGTTTCTGAAAATTATTCTAATAAAAAGATTGGTTCAATGAGTCTGGGTGTTAGAATCGGTGAGGTGTATACAGATTATAACCAGGGGTCCCTGCGAAGCACAGGCAATACCTATGACTTTGCTATTCAAGGCTCCGGTTTCTTTAATGTAACCACCACTGACAGTGCAGGAAATCAGACAGTTAAATATACTAGAGATGGTTCTTTTACAGTGAATCAGGATGGTAAGCTCATGGACGTGAGCGGAAATACACTGATGGGAGAAGGCGGAGAAATTACGATACCTTCCGATGCTGCAGAAGTAAGGGCGGATGAGAGCGGTAATATCTATGCAGATGGTGTATTTATTGATAAGATAAAGCTTACAGATTTTACAGATTATAATTATCTGAAGAAACAGGGAGACAGCTTTTATCTGGCTCTTGACGGTGCAACACAGTTAGACAGTACGGCAACCATTCAGCAGGGATATACAGAGCAGTCTAATGTTAATGTTGTAAGAGAAATGTCCAACATGATTGCCATAACAAGAGCTTATGAAGCAAATCAAAAAGTGATACAGACCATTGACGGTTCTCTTGAGCAGGCCGTAAGCTCCGTAGGTAAGGTATAA